One part of the Acidobacteriota bacterium genome encodes these proteins:
- a CDS encoding NHLP bacteriocin system secretion protein translates to MSRDRVFRKVALDRLASPEQLDKLLQVTRPRSWIALAALGCLVGSAVVWGFEGSIPSRVSGQGILLKSGGVLEIATGAGGRITDIAVNVGDVVREGQVVARIAQPDTLNRIRQVRLALDNLQVAHRLTRTHREEETNLQLAQLAQRRDGLEQSIDAAAAILIWLDSKMAAQEQLVEQGRLTRQALIDTRRQRDGTAEEMRARQDQLAELRIQEVAARARNARTLQTSEYEVARARTELTQLERELKEMSEVLSTFSGRVIEVMTEQGDLVAPGQPLLRLDRTGRTVTGLEAVVYVPSAHGKRIRSGMTVRIAPASVAPEEYGYLLGTVTFVSDFPTTSRAVQRTLRNPELVAALTRGDAPYEIRVDLRLDPTTASGYLWSSSDGPPIDILTGTLCSVLITVERRRPIDLVIPMIRDQFGL, encoded by the coding sequence ATGAGCCGGGATCGAGTGTTTCGAAAGGTGGCGCTGGACCGCCTCGCCTCTCCCGAGCAGCTCGACAAGCTGCTGCAGGTGACGCGACCGCGCAGTTGGATTGCCCTGGCCGCGCTGGGGTGCCTGGTTGGATCCGCTGTTGTTTGGGGGTTTGAGGGCAGCATCCCTTCCAGGGTGAGCGGCCAGGGCATCTTGCTCAAGAGCGGCGGCGTCTTGGAAATCGCGACGGGCGCGGGCGGCAGGATCACTGATATCGCAGTGAATGTCGGCGATGTGGTTCGGGAGGGGCAGGTCGTGGCCCGAATTGCCCAACCCGACACCCTGAACCGCATCCGGCAGGTGCGGCTCGCGCTCGACAACCTCCAGGTCGCACATCGGCTGACGAGGACGCACCGAGAGGAAGAAACCAACCTGCAACTCGCCCAACTGGCACAACGTCGTGACGGACTCGAACAGTCAATCGACGCCGCGGCAGCCATCCTCATCTGGCTGGACAGCAAGATGGCCGCACAGGAGCAGCTCGTTGAACAGGGTCGATTGACGCGACAGGCACTGATTGACACTCGCCGTCAGCGTGACGGAACCGCGGAGGAAATGCGAGCTCGGCAAGACCAGTTGGCGGAGCTTCGAATCCAGGAAGTGGCAGCGCGAGCCCGTAACGCCCGTACTCTTCAAACCAGTGAATACGAAGTCGCTCGCGCGCGGACGGAACTGACCCAACTTGAGCGCGAGTTGAAGGAGATGTCCGAAGTGCTCTCCACTTTCTCCGGCCGAGTCATCGAAGTGATGACGGAGCAAGGCGATCTCGTCGCACCAGGACAGCCCTTGCTCCGGCTGGACCGCACCGGCCGCACTGTCACTGGCCTCGAAGCCGTCGTCTACGTGCCGTCGGCACATGGCAAGCGAATCCGATCCGGCATGACGGTGCGGATTGCGCCCGCGTCCGTTGCGCCGGAGGAGTATGGCTATCTGCTCGGCACCGTCACCTTCGTTTCGGACTTCCCGACGACATCACGCGCCGTTCAGCGAACGCTGCGGAATCCGGAACTGGTAGCCGCCCTCACCCGGGGCGACGCGCCGTACGAAATCCGGGTGGACCTGCGTCTTGATCCGACGACGGCAAGCGGCTACCTCTGGTCGTCATCGGACGGGCCGCCGATCGACATCCTTACCGGCACGCTCTGCAGTGTGCTCATCACGGTGGAGCGACGGCGGCCGATCGACCTCGTAATCCCCATGATTCGCGATCAGTTCGGGCTGTGA